Proteins from a genomic interval of Pithys albifrons albifrons isolate INPA30051 chromosome 15, PitAlb_v1, whole genome shotgun sequence:
- the YIPF5 gene encoding protein YIPF5 — MSGFDGFNTEFYQTSYSIEDQAQPYDYSGRQYSKHYGGYEYPQQAGFVPPDMMQQQPYTGQIYQPTQTYTPASAQSFYGSNFEDEPPLLEELGINFDHIWQKTLTVLHPLKVADGSIMNETDLAGPMVFCLAFGATLLLAGKIQFGYVYGISAIGCVGMFCLLNLMSVTGVSFGCVASVLGYCLLPMILLSSFAIVFSLQGMMGIILTAGIIGWCSFSASKIFISALAMDGQQLLVAYPCALLYGVFALISVF; from the exons ATGTCCGGGTTCGACGGCTTCAACACCGAATTCTACCAGACCAGTTACAGCATCGAGGACCAGGCGCAGCCCTACGACTACAGCGGGCGGCAGTACAGCAA GCACTATGGAGGCTACGAGTACCCTCAGCAGGCCGGGTTTGTCCCTCCCGACatgatgcagcagcagccctACACGGGGCAGATCTACCAGCCAACACAGACCTACACTCCTGCTTCAGCACAGTCTTTTTATGGAAGTAATTTTGAGGACGAGCCACCACTGTTGGAAG AACTGGGGATCAATTTTGACCACATCTGGCAGAAGACACTGACGGTGCTGCACCCCCTGAAAGTGGCTGATGGGAGCATCATGAACGAGACAGATTTGGCTGGACCCATGGTCTTCTGCCTGGCTTTTGGAGCCACGTTACTGCTG GCTGGGAAAATCCAGTTCGGTTACGTGTACGGGATCAGTGCAATCGGCTGTGTGGGAATGTTTTGTCTCCTGAACCTGATGAGCGTGACTGGGGTCTCCTTTGGCTGTGTGGCCAGTGTCCTGGGATACTGCCTGCTTCCCATGATCCTGCTCTCCTCTTTTGCAATTGTATTTTCACTACA GGGGATGATGGGGATTATTCTAACAGCTGGAATTATTGGCTGGTGCAGCTTTTCTGCTTCCAAGATCTTTATCTCTGCCTTAGCCATGGATGGACAGCAGCTCCTCGTAGCCTATCCCTGCGCGTTGTTGTACGGAGTCTTCGCCCTCATTTCGGTGTTTTGA